The DNA sequence CTGGGAGCGGCGATCGCCGGGATTCCGGAATCCGTGACAAAATGTTCGAAATGCTTTAATATTGCCGACGAGGATCCGTGTGGATTCTGCGCGGACCCCGCGCGCCGGGATGACCAGATCTGCGTCGTGGAAGGTCCCACCGATATAGTCCCGATCGAAAAAAGCGGGGAATACAAGGGGCGGTACCACGTACTCGGCGGTGCGATCTCGCCGATCGACGGCGTCATGCCGGACGACCTCCGGGTGCGGGAGCTTCTGGAGCGGACGGCCCGCGGCGGCGTATCCGAAGTGGTCCTGGCGACGAACCTCACGGCGGAGGGGGAGGCCACGGCGTCCTACCTTGCCGGGGTCCTCAAAGGCAGGAACATCCGCGTCAGCCGGATCGCCCACGGGCTCCCGATGGGAGCGGACCTCGAGTACGCCGACGAGATCTCCGTCGGCCGGGCGATGAAGGGACGGCGGGAATTGTGAACCGATCGA is a window from the bacterium genome containing:
- the recR gene encoding recombination mediator RecR is translated as MTAVYPKPLRRLVLLLSRLPGIGEKTATRLSMFLLSMPPEFVRELGAAIAGIPESVTKCSKCFNIADEDPCGFCADPARRDDQICVVEGPTDIVPIEKSGEYKGRYHVLGGAISPIDGVMPDDLRVRELLERTARGGVSEVVLATNLTAEGEATASYLAGVLKGRNIRVSRIAHGLPMGADLEYADEISVGRAMKGRREL